The genome window CAACTGAGTCAAACACTGAAACCTTTACAAGATAAATGATTAGAGAAAAGAATGGGGGAGAACTGATCAGATGTTACAATACTGATGTCATACCACAAGTTACAGGTGATATACCTTTGCAGTATCACGGGGAAAAAGCCCATCTCCAACCCaaacaagaatttttttatttgcagGGACAGGCAGAGGAGGGTCAGGTAATGGTGGTTCCTGGGATCCTACTGTTGTCCTTACTTGGCGCTTCAGCATGTTGTAAAAAGGCAAGCTTTGCTCAAGCAGGTCATAAAACGCGAATGGGAAAGTCTGCAATCAAATAAGAAAGCATATGGTAAATAAGAATTGTATTTTATCTCGCAGTCGAGAACGTGCTGATAGAACAGTGGTAAGTCACCCAGTTGTGGGGCACAAAAAAGGCGCCTCGTTGTGTGTCACTTTCAACGTGGTCATGGGCGGCCGTGAAATCGCTTTCAGTGATGCCCCTGGGTGGCCAGCCTTTGGTGCCTTTTCTCAACCTTTAAAAGTAATGCCATGGATGGCTGTCTTCCCCCATAGgtcaagtttttttaaaaaatatcgcAGTCCTACATACGAAAATAGGTACAAATCCTCCACAAAAGGTGAAATCCATTTTGATAACACGATAAAGGAAGCTTGTTAAGTGCTTATTTACCAACAAGACATTTTCTTCCAATAGGTGCTTCATTTTTCATCAGTTCTTTGCAGCATAATCATCACTGTGAAGCATCACACGGTTCAGCAGGATGCAACAGAGACCATGATTATAAGTGGGTACTCACAGTGGTTGTTCAAGGAGAAAATTGGGAAACCTATCTAGTAAacttgtgagaaaaaaaaatctgtgcTTTTTTTAGGGTGATTTCAGACTGGTCTTACGACTTACATAAGAAGGTTTAATTTAAGGTTTCATATCGATCAACACCATATTTTGTATGTTTATTTTTGGACGTTACCAGTAGGCAATGGCATTGTGCACTAAAGTTTTCCGTGGAACAAAAGGCTCTATGATTTGTCAGTTCTCAAGGCAACCCCACCAATAATCATAACAGATTCAAGACATTGGTGAAAAAATGATTAGGGGGCAAATAAACTAGGAGAAATGGAGACGGAGAAATGGAGACGGAGAAATTTAGTTTGGTGTGACCAAGATCAAGTTATCCATTGGAAGACATAAATCCACCGTCAGCTACAACAAATAACATTCTTATAAGGTACTATCTCCAAACACAAAATTTTGTTGCttcagcaaaaaaaaaggtATACAAAAACATGTGATTCCACAATATCAAATCATCTTTTCCCAAAACAACTCATACTAAATTGCATACCAAATTCCCTATTAGGCTGCTTGAATACCAGATAATTTTGAATGCTCTGTCAAATTTATAGAGCactttttgtctttttcttcttaaCTAAATTACCTCAGCTTTTCTTAGCATGTGCTGTCACCAATGGTAGTAATTCTTACCATTACCTTTTCCTTTCCAATCCAAGTCTAACTGACCAGGACAGCAATACTCGTAAAATACTAGAAATCAAGAAAGGTGTCTGATGCAAGCTTACCAAAGGATAACGACGGGACTTAGAGAAGCCAGTAGACTTGTGTACACTCCCGTACCACCAGGGGGCCCATATACCATCAAAGACCTTGGGGCCAGCTGCCCATCTAAAACGGAGAAATAATTCCAACTTAAGTAAGAAACAACAGCACCTTTAAGTCTTACTATGCAAAGATTAAGCTACACATTAGATCATAGTAAAACTACTGTAGTTATGATGTCCAGCATACAAACTTGAGCATTTGTGGCTGGAAAGGAATGCCCAGATCCTCACAGAGTCCACTCAGGACAGCCTGCAAGTTAAGTGCAAACAAACTGAATACATTGGATCGGAAATGTCAAAGAAATGGGTAAATGTAACACAACGACTGAAACAACCCAACAGTGATACACTATTAGAAGGGTTTCAAGCATTGAAATGTAACAAATACTGAAAACCATTGCAAAACTTCATAACTATCAAAGCTGATGTGAACTTATGTGGTACGATCTAGCCTAAAAGTTGAGGAATAAATTGTCATGCCCTTCAAAGCAGCTTACTATACCATCATGGCAGAGGACGACTATTATTAGATAAGAATTATAAGATGGAAAATTATTGCAGTGATAAAAACTGTTGCATTAACAATTATAGATTTACCTCAGGATTGCGTTGCAGATCATCTGCATCTATCACAGGCGGTGGGCTCCCAAGTTGACATAATTCACTGTATATTGAGACAAGTTCGCCTATGCCAAGTTCCAAGAAGGATGGCGGAACAACTTTATCAAAAGATGGCTGAGATGTATGGAATAGAAAGCTATTAGCGGTAGGTAATATGTACACTGAAGAATATGCAAAGTctgataagagaaaaaaaagaatttgcATAGCATCAGGGACAAAAAAACACCTTTGAAAGTGCTAACTCTGCAAATAGGACTTCTCAAGAAGAACATATGAAACAGCATGTGATCATTAAACAAAAGAGTGAAAAATACCAGTATATTTAGAGGGTTGCGAATCAGTATGAAATGTTTTCCCTTCTTCATCAGGTCGTTTGACAGATTTGGAAGGCGTTGCTTTGATATGTGCTATTCAAAGAAAAGATAGGAGATAAGTGGATATAAATATTGCTACTAATTCACAAAgctgtgctctaatgttttgaAATCATACCTTGCAGTAACGGTACCTTTTCTCTCCTGGCCCAAAAATCACTTCTTTGACAACCTTATTTCCATCAGGGTCCTACATTGGAAATGCTCCAAGTGAGTTAGTTGCATATAAGACGCTCTTGGAAAAAAAACTCGGTTACACAGAAGGAACGATGCATAATAGTATTCAAATGGAAACATTGCCCTGTTCTTGCAAGAGGTATTCAGGATCATCATGCACGATACTATTTTCCACATGAAATGTATCATGATTATTAAAAATATTGAGAAATTTCCACCTAAATGGCCCTAGAGCCAGACAGCTACTTGATACCAGAAAAGGTTATGGAAGTGGCATCTAGAAAAAGATGTAGCAGCTTAGAAGCTTCAAGCTCCAACCATCTCATCAGCTCAAATGAAACCCCGATTCCAGCCAATCAAACCAGTAAGTTACAGCCTAGTCGACCATGATGCCAAGCCTCACCATTTTAGACAGAAGTTCCTCGCGGTAGGGCCGGTCGACACAGGTGACGTGCAAGAAATTGGCGTAGAGAGGCTCGTCAAGCACCTCCATGTCATCCCTCTGCGGCAGGACAAGAAACCGAAGGTCAGTTAATTACCGAGTCTCCATTACGTTACAAATCGAGAATCAGATTCAGAtgtgagaagaagaaaaaattgaacgCACGATTAAGGTGTAATCAAGCAGCACCCAGTCAATCTACTCGCTGTAGCGCGGCGGTACTGACACGAGTGGTTGGTCCGTAGTCTCCTTGGACGCGAGCGACGAGCATGCGTACGCCCCCAAACCCTCCACCTCAAAAGAGCGGAGCGCGGCTGGGTTGAGATGACCGAAGGCACGGGCATTGAGCtggttttctctctctctctctcagaacCCTCACACGCATCGCGCGCACACCACACAGGGAGGGAAGCGCAGGGAGTAGCGACAAGCCGCCGGTTCACCCACCGGAAACGAGCGCGCGCGCGAGCACTAGGGGAGGACGGTGACCGACCTGTGCGAAGGAGTACATGAGGCTGGTGCTGAGGGAGCGCGGCGCCGACCACGCGTGGATCACCTCCGGCGCCAACGCCATTCGCCGGCAGCGTCAGTTCTCCGCTCTTTCCTTCAATGAGGTTGGGGAATTTTCGATTGATTTGACAGGGCACCTTGCTCCGAATCGAATTGATCCGAATCCGatggggaagggaagggaaggcaGATTAGATGAGGAAAGATGGCtattggtggaggaggagcacgagTGGTGGTGGGAGCGTAGACTGTACTTTAACACAGGAGTGTTCGATTAGTCGGATGAGATAAGGTTAAGtggatttattttgtttttagttatTTGAATAAAGAGTGATGGGATAGAAtggtttaaaattaaaaaatatttttaaagatttAGGATGGAactgttttaaaaaatagtgaGTACAATCGTTACACTTTGGATATGAAACTGACGATGATCCGAGATATTAAAATAGACTTATTCTATCACATTTAGTAAAtaagtatgtatatatataaataaaattattctattctcaaatatataaatagaatcatCATATCTTAACTCAATCTACGACTAAATAATACCTAAAATACGGACAAGCGGGAGGGAATATAATTAACAGTTGACTGATATCTTTTGTTCGTACCGTGGACGAATTTGATCCGTTAGATCGCTTAGAGCCGTCGTTTTCCTCCCGTCCCAGCCTCCCCCGCTACGCTGATCCATCGTCGCCAGGCCAGACCCATACCTTGCCTCCCCTGTCTCCTCATCGCCTTGCCAAATGAGCTCTCGCCAAGGTCTCCCTTGTTATAATGTCAGCACCGGCGAACCCACCGGAAGCCGCCCACGCTAACCTCGCCGACTTGTGTCGTCGGTTGTATTTCTTTCGCAAATTCAGTCGAACGACTTGGAGGAAATGCAAACTGAATATCCACCGTTGCAGTCAACTTAGGACACGCGAGCTTACACGAATAACATGGAAATAAATTACTCGCGTGAATGGTGCCTCTTTTTATCAATGATACGACTACGTAGATCTCAATCTCCTGCATGCTAAATACTACCTCTACTTGTCACTAATTTTTTACTAtagtaattttaattttatgttttttaaaaaaattataaatacttaaaagtatataatactaataaagtatattttacAACGAATTAATGATATGAAAGTTTAAgatatctaatttttattataaaaaccgTAATATGAAAacgaatgtatatatatatatatatatatatatatatatatattgtatatatattatgtaacTAGGTGTATTGTAGTTCACTATTGTGTTATCTTGTagttatgataaaaaataatatagttgcGACTcacaagatatgtcagttactacaaTATATATGGTTGTAACTGGGTATcttatctagtcgtaattatacaCTTTTTGTCATATGATCACAACTGGTTCAACTCTGCGTACACCCCTAGTTACGATCCAAAAgtagtatagttgctatcgtaactgattttttgtcatgtgatcgtaactcaactatatgTGCTGTTATAACcaactattttcttagtcataACTGTAATCGCAACCGGGTCACTTCTGCGCATACcccagttacgatccaaaaaacAGTATATTTGCTATTGTAACTGACTCTGACTAGTTTCTTAATCGTAACTGGGGTGGTGCGAAGATGACTGCAGCAATTAAGGGTGGCACAACGTAATTCACTGTTACATCTTAGGCGTAGAATAAACTcgccgtgtgtgtgtgtgtgtatatatatatatatatatatatatatatatatatatatatatatatatatatatatatatatatattctgcagATATGCTCACTGTAGTCTATATCTGCGTATATCtcataagttgtaactcacagtgttttaggttgtaactcacaatgtttcgggttgtaactggaggatgtgcgtagtgcgaataacaagttgtaactcacagtgttagcttctcgtattgcaattatgtatttatggacgtgaagttgtaactgatctacataacaaattgtaactcatATTGTTTCAAGTTGTAACGGGAGGATGTGTgtagtgcgaataacaagttgtaactcacagtgttagcttctcgtgttgcaactATACATTTCTggatgtgaagttgtaactggtctatcTAACAAGTTGCaactcatagtgtttcgggttgtaactggaggatatgtgcagtgcgaataacaagttgtaactcacagtgttagcttctcgtgttgcaattatgcatttctggagtTGAAGTCGTAACCCCTAGTTACGAtcaaaaaacagtatagttgctatcgtaactgatttttttgtcatgtgatcgtaactcaactatatgTGCTGTTATAACTAACTATTTTTTTAGTCGTAACTGTAATCGCAAATGAgtcacctctgcgcacaccccaGTTACGATCAAAAAGCAGTATATTTGCTATCGTAATTGACTAGTCTCTTAATCGTAACTGGGTGGTGCGAAGATGACTGCAGTAACTGAGGGTGGCACAACGTAGTTCACTGTTACATATTAGgcgtctctctctctatatattcTGCAGGTATACTCACTGTAGTCCATGCCTGCGTATATcccataagttgtaactcatagtgttttgGGTTGTAACTCACAacgtttcgggttgtaactgggggatgtacGCAGTGTGAATAATAAgttataactcacagtgttagcttctcgtgttgcaattatgtatttatggacgtgaagttgtaattgATCTACATAACAAATTGCAACTCACATTATTTCGAGTTGTAACGGGGATGTCCGTAGTGcgaataataagttgtaactcacagtgttagcttctcgtgttgcaactATACATTTCTGGATGTGAAGTTGTATttgatctacctaacaagttgtaactcatagtgtttcgggttgtaactggagAATGTGCGCGGTGTGAATAACAAGTTGtcactcacagtgttagcttctcgtgttgtaaTTATGCATTTTTAGATGTGAAGTcgtaactgatctacctaaccAGTTATAACTCACAATGTTTCAGATTGTAACTAGAGATATACGCATTACGAATAGCAACTACGTATAGAcgcagaatatatatatataatcgaTAGAAGAGAGCAAACATTACCTGTAGTCGCTACCTGCTCGGCTAGCTAATTGTTAACTCGCCGAGCCGGCGAATTCCCTGCGCTACGCCGCGTCGCTAGGTGCTGCTTGGCTACACTGGCTCAACCCATCGCGTGGCGCtgcccggccggccggcgcttggtttttttttttgggtctcGGCTTCAGCTGCAACTTGGGGGATCCAAATCTGCTGCGGTTGCAGTAACAACTGCAACTTAATCTGTTGCTATTTTCACTATTGGATAGAAACAGCAACGTTCTTGATTTTGCGCAAATACTGCAGCAACAGTTGTGCACTGTAGTAGCGGTTCCAGTTCGTTGGATTGAAAAATCAATGGACAAAATTGCGTGCAATCCTTGTTGTGCCTGATTCCAACTTGCGCACCAGCCGTTGCCGCACAAAATGGACAAAATGCTCTTAGGGATTCTAGGAGGTTCTAGAGGATTCTAGATGGATTGGAGGAGTACAAAATGGAGAAAAAGCAGAGGTAGGGGATAAGAATCGGGTCAGAGACTCACCGCCGTCGTTCGGTTCCTTGGTCCTTTTGACGCTTTCTCCCATTACCGCTGCACATGTATTTGTACTGTGCCGCACCTCTCGTCGCTCGCCTCCTTGGGCCGAGACCAGTCCAGCACTCCAGCCCACTTCCCCTTGCCCATTAGCCGGCCCAGCATCCTCTCAACAAAAAAGGCGGCCCAGCTTGTAGCACCATACGGTTCTCCACAATCTTTATCATTTGCAATGATCTTCAGTTACAAAATTATAATTGTTTCTACTATTGTATTAGATCCTCACATCATCAGGATATGTTACACGTGCTTAGGTCATATAAGTGAGAAATTTATGTATCTCCTTTGCAAAAAAATgttatttaaataatattagCAAATTTGATTGCTACGAGCAttgtatttttgcaaataaaagCAGATCAGTTTTAGTATTGCAACTCAGAGACTATAGGTATTCTTGATTATATTCATCCTGATTTTTATTATAAGTCTAAGTTTCATTCTCTTGATAGATGTGGGTACGTGATAACATTCATTAATGATTTTTCTCGTAAAATTTAGGTTTATTTCTTGAAATATAAGAATGTAGCTCTTTCAGTGTTCCATCAGTGGAAAGCTTTGATGAAAAATCAAActagtagaaaaataaaaaatcttagaACTGATAATAGATTGAAATTTTGTAGTGCTGAGTTTGATAAATTTTCTGTATTGCAAGACATTTGATACTCCAGAAACCTTCAGCAGAATGGTGTGGCGGAACGTATTAATCGTACTCTTTTGAAAAGAGTCCATTGCATGCTTTCAAATGCTGGTCTATAGAATAAATGTGCGTTGTGAGTTGAGACTGTTTCTACACCTTGTTATTTGATTAATCGTTTTTCAAATTACGACattaattttcatattttagAAGTGGTTTGGTCAGGTAAATCATTTGATTATTCCAATTTAAGAATATTTAGTTGTCTTCCTTATCCTCATGTTAGCACTGAGAAATTAGAGCATagaataagaaaatacatatttGTTGGTTATGACTCTTGTGTCAaaagatatcatttatgatgttcTAATTCTCATAAAGTGGTCAGTAGTCGTGATGTACGTTCATTGAAGATGTTTTACTCTCACCGGGTAGTGATAACATGTGTAGTTTTTTTCATAATTgaatctaaaattgatgaagttGTTACAAGAAATACGGAATTTGAGCTAGTTTTACCAACCATTGATAATGATTCTTTAATTACTCCTACTCCACAACTAGTTTCTGATTTATCATCTtctgataataataataatcattGTATTGCTCGAGATAGAACATAAATGGATATTCGATTACCTGCTAGATATCGTGGCACTGATGATATGACATGTTATGTTGTTTTTGCTACACAAGATATTTGTGATACGTTGAACCTTCTTCTTATTCTGAAGTTATCTCATATGAAAATTGTTCTAAGTGGTTGACAGCtataaatgaaaaaattgagAGCCTTTATACAAATCATGCATGGGATTTGGTAGAGCTTCCAAAATGTAAGAAACCTTTAAAGTGTAAGTGGAATTATAAGAAGAAGGTATTTATGAAATTGAACCTGCAAGATGGAAAGCCCAGTTAGTGGTAAAAGGGTGTGACCAAATGGAATGTATTGACTTCAATAAAGTTTTCTCTCCTGTTGTATGCCACTCTTCTATTCAGGTGATGCTTACTTTTGTtgctttattttatttgaaattagAGTAACTTGAtgttaaaattattttcttacatAGAGATTTAGACAAGGAGGTTTATATGACACAACCCGATGGTTTTGCTGCTCCTAGAAAAGAGTATATAGTTTGTCAtttaaagaaatctctttatggttttaaacaagctcctaggcAGTGGTATAAAAggtttgattatttttatgattGCACAACAATATTCTTACAGCAATTATGATAATTGTGTTTActtcaaaaaaattcataatagatgcttcatttatttattgctctatattgatgatatgatcattgcTTCTCATGACAAGTCACTCATTGATTAGTTGAAGGCTCAACTTATtcatgaatttgagatgaaagatCTTGGTCATGCAAAGAAAATTCATGGCATGAAAATTTAGCGTGACCGCAAGGCTGATAAATTATTTCTATCTCAGAAAAGTTACATTGagaaaatattaatatatttaatcttGGTAATTGAAACATGTTTCACAcattttgcttcacactttaAGTTATCTTTGAGCCAATGTCCTATTATTGAAGAAGACAAATACTATATGTCATATGTTCCTTACGCCAGTGCTGTTGGAAATCTCATATATGCTATGATTTGCACTTGATCAGATTTAACTCATTCATTTAGTGTGTTCAGCAGATTTCTGTATAATCCTTACAAAGAACATTGGAATGTTGTTGAGTGGATTCTTCGTTATTAGAAAGGTACTTCTTATTTTGGCTTTATGTTTGATAAGAATAAGGTGaggataaaaaatattatttggtttgttgattcGTATTATGCTAATGATTTTGATAAAAGAAGGTATATTTCTAGATATATGTTCTCTCTGTGAGTCTGTGTGGTTCAGCCATTAgttgaaaaggttcaattcagTTTGCTACTACTCTTTCTACTACTAAAGTAGAATATATTTCAACTATTGAAGGTGTCGAAGAAGCTATTTAGTTGCGATGTCTCGTTTCTGAACTTGATATTCTACATTATGTTAATATTGTTTATTGTGATAACTATAgtgctatttatttaattaagaaTAATATGTTCCATGCCAAGACCAATTACATCGATATCAAGCACTATTTTATTTGTGATAGTGTTTCTCAATAGTATGTTATTATTCGAAAGATAAATACTGAAGCCAATCCTACAAATATGCTTACCAAGTCACTCTCTAATactaagttaaagtattgcctGAACTTAGTAGGTATTTCGAGCAAAGTTTCTTTAAATGCATATTTATAGAGGTTTTAAATCAAAGAAAGATTTATTAAGATAATTATATATTAAATTAGAGATAAAGTTATAGTCTAGTGTAACTCCACAACGCCTGTAAATATAAATACTATTATACCATATAACAATGTACTAAATAGTTAATATTGTCTCTGTAGTTTTTGCTTCGCATTGAAAGGTTTTTCGAGTTAAACTCGTGCCTTCTGTTTTCGTGTCCGTTAAATACAACCGGGAGCCACCCTTGTTACGCCATAAGAGAAGCGCTCCGCAATGGTCGGTGAGCGATGGGACGAGCTTCCTGTGGAGCGGGCTCGCGTGCGGATCAAAATCCTCTGACTTCAGTGCGGTGAAGTCACTGATGAACAGTGAAATGCGAGAGGATGCACAGTACCGTGAAGGCAAACACTGTAGATAAAAATATTGTAGCAACAGTACTGTAGCGGTAATGTAACATTAGATCTGATCCGTCCATCTCAAATCCAACGGTTCATGTCATTTTGAAGTCACCTAACTTCACCAGTTGGTGAAGTCAGGGGATCCCATTCCCTCACGTGATGTTTCGCCAGCATGGGGTGCTACCTTCTGGGGAAGAGCTATGTAGAGTACGACCTCCTGCATTGGCTTTGCTCCCCTCccgtttcttcttcttcttctctctctggTTGGTACCTTCTCATGCGTCTTGGCTAACCTTGCTTGCTTCTTGCAGGAGCGCCACCACGCTGCGATGGGCACGTAGCTTCTATCGCATCTCCGATTTGTGTGAGCACACTGGTTCGCTTTCCTGTTTGCTTGGTGATTATTACTATGCTAGCAGCTAAGAGCCGGGGTAGTTTTCTATTTGTGTGCCTTGTACCCTAAACACTATACCCTAATCACCGCAACCCTTATCCATCAAACCGACTGGTAGGGAGCGATCGTTTGAGGTGCCACCTAACCTAACCAAGTGCTTACTTTTGGAATTGATTTGTTTGATTCTAAAGGGAGATCAGAGgtccaaattttgcaaaatctgataaaccaagttgaaatatgtcttggtttacttatgatgagtgattaatattgatatttatttagtttgatgatctacggttttgcatgagctttgatgtgatttgaattgatttgagattttatttgagcatattgattatgaattaactggaattggagttggagatatgtatttgcttgtctcatggtgtgcagatgatggatgcaacttgacggtcgacggtgAGATGATCGGGACCAAGCGGAGTGCTTAGTGTTGGATGATCAAGAAGACTGGGCGgggtcaaaggtgatcctagctgaacacgtggaggtcaagcaaaacatggaaGACAGATGAAGACAGTGtgctgacaaagtcaagcgaataggatgccggtgcaagtgacaaggcggtcagAAGGAtcgagcgagagagacttgccggtggtcaggattgtaagatggagtacacgtgtagatatcggagcgcttgcttaaggtgtaagcaagtagaaaatcacgcttctcaaagcgtgctagggtttcgtggtttgaCTTCAAAATCGTGAGAGGACTAAAGGAGTATGTGACACCATTACGAAActtgtgtcgaggcgaagctaggTCGTGAAGGTGCCACGACCATCCGATGAATCGagaaaaaatggaccaaaataccctcgatggtagataggagtatactacaagagatgagtattttgagaaaaagaaaaattaaggGTCAAGTTTTTtagacttataaatagaggagtagggctATTGGAGGAGATGAACCAGTCATTTTGAACCTCTTGTGTCATCTATATGAGAGccgtgtgctagggttttagaggagaggaagatgagtgtttagcctatgtattatgtgagagttttgtcTTTGTAATATGCCTAAGATATGACTGACTTctgctgcaatgaagtttatttttcttcacatTATTATGCTCACTTACtcctagttttcctctattgattcctttgcaagtttttcggttttcggatttgattttcgttttgatttttgggctgaaatttcagcaccttgtgaggtcattcttcttgttgctagaggcataaaattcgtatacGCACGTTTATGTGATGGgatcttgaattttcttacatctagataatcaacttatAGAGTTTCATTGCtcagtgttcatctttttttatttctttgcaagttgtgatctttcgagtactAAGAcatatgaattgatcttaaatgaaacataTGATTTATATACCATCCATTAAGTCgtgttgttttgattttttattgttaaaatttctctctattttttacTTCTATTTGAGTTTTAAGATGCGTTAGATGATCCAAATAGGGTGAACTCATCGATTTCGCAAAAAATCTATTGAGATATCTATTCACCTCCTATAATAGttaatctcgttcctacaaatTCATCCT of Phragmites australis chromosome 3, lpPhrAust1.1, whole genome shotgun sequence contains these proteins:
- the LOC133912548 gene encoding branched-chain-amino-acid aminotransferase-like protein 1 isoform X1; translated protein: MALAPEVIHAWSAPRSLSTSLMYSFAQRDDMEVLDEPLYANFLHVTCVDRPYREELLSKMDPDGNKVVKEVIFGPGEKRYRYCKHISKQRLPNLSNDLMKKGKHFILIRNPLNILPSFDKVVPPSFLELGIGELVSIYSELCQLGSPPPVIDADDLQRNPEAVLSGLCEDLGIPFQPQMLKWAAGPKVFDGIWAPWWYGSVHKSTGFSKSRRYPLTFPFAFYDLLEQSLPFYNMLKRQVRTTVGSQEPPLPDPPLPVPANKKILVWVGDGLFPRDTAKVSVFDSVVQGGDAVWEGLRIYDGKVFKLDEHLDRLFDSARAMAFINVPSRDWIKDAIFKTLVVNGMFDNAHVRLTLTRGKKVTSGMSPAFNLYGCCLIVLAEWKPPVYDNSHGIKLITATTRRNSPNSIDSKIHHNNLINNILAKIEGNLAQTEDAIMLDKDGFVSETNATNIFMVKKGIVLTPHADYCLPGITRATVMDLVVKENLVLHERRISLSEFHAADEVWTTGTMGEITPVVMIDGREIGDGKIGPVTRQIQSAYKVLTEGQGVPIPRTNPPDCTDLEQQ